The sequence CAAACGTACCGCGTTTAGCCCGTTCCATGGTGGAGTAACCAAGGTAGGGAATAACCACATTAACGCTTGCCGCATTGTAGTAACGTCCACCCTGAATAAGATCCATCAGCTCCTGATGCGATTCTTCAGTATGGGTGCTGGCAACAATAATCAGAGCTTTTCCGGCAATGTCCTTCGGAAAGGCATGATAATTTTCACCGTCGGCAAAAAGCCTGCGCTCCATGGCGGTGAACTCAAGACCAAGCTCGGCAGCAACTTTCTTCCCGACGTCGGTGGAGGCCAGATTGGCCACCACCACATACCCCGAACGGCTCTTCATCACAGGGCTGAAGCGATTGCATCACCCATGGCAGCCGTATTCACAGTCCGCGTCGGATCAATGGCAATATCAGCGGTATGAATACCCTTCTCCAGGGTGGCCTCAACAGCATTATCGATAGCATCCGCTGCCGCATCCAAACCAAAGCTGTAACGCAGCATCATGGAGGCGGAAAGAATTTCAGCAATGGGGTTGGCTAATCCTTTTCCTGCAATATCAGGGGCTGATCCGCCGGCAGGCTCGAAGAGACCGAATTTTTCTTTATTGAGGCTCGCTGATGCAAGTAATCCCATAGAACCGGTGAGCATGGCGGACTCATCGGAAATAATATCTCCGAACATGTTTCCACAAAGCATAACATCAAACTGGTGCGGGTCGCGGACAAGCTGCATGGTCGCATTATCGACATACATGTGGGCCAACTCAACATCAGGATACTCCTTTGCAACCTCGATAACCACTTGCCGCCAGAGAACCATAGTGGTGAGAACATTGGCCTTGTCGATGGATGTCACCTTCTTACTACGAAGTCGTGCCGCATCAAAGGCCATACGGGCGATGCGGTCAATCTCAGAGCGTTTATAGGCCATGGTGTCATAGGCACGTTCATCGGGGCCTTCTCCTTCACGTCCCTTCGGGGTTCCAAAATAGATACCAGAGGTGAGTTCCCGAACACAGAGGATATCAAACCCATCTTTAATAATATCAGCCCGCAGGGGGCAGGCGCTGGTAAGCGACTTAAAGACACGTGCCGGACGAAGGTTACAAAAAAGGTCAAAATGTTTGCGAAGAGGAAGGAGGGCTGCCCGCTCGGGTTGCTGCTCGGGAGGAAGACTCTCCCATTTGGGACCACCAACAGAACCAAAAAGAATGGCATCGCTATTCTCACACAAAGTGAGAGTTGAGGCTGGAAGCGCCTCACCGTGATTATCAATAGCTATTCCGCCAACATCGGCATAGTCATAGCTGAGAGTGAAATCAAATTTCTTCTGAGCCACATCGAGTACTTTAACGGCTTCCGCCATCACTTCCGGGCCAATGCCATCACCTGCAAGGACTGCTACTTTCTTCATTTTATCACCATATTCTGACACACAGGTTTTTATCCTGCCTTGTTTTCAATAGAAAAACTCCAATTTATAGTCGCCTATTTCTAGCAAATTCATTGCTATTTTACCAGTGTAAAAAAAATACATGACCATTTGACTATTCTCCCCATGTTTTGATAAACTATACTAAGTATTCTTCGAAACAGAGCAGATCCACCATTCTCTTTGATCGAGGACAATTCCGACAGACAAAGATTTCTTCTTTTGATCAAAAGGGACACCCCTCAACGTGGAGAATTAAGGTTGCGAATTTTACTCATCTTTTTCCTCCTGCTCTCTTCCCTCTCTCCAGCAATAGCCGATGAATCTTCACTAACATTTGGCATTTTCCCAAGACGAAATGCTCAGGTGACATATGAACTTTTCAGCCCCTTAACAGATTATCTCAGCTCGGAACTTGGACGGCCAGTCACCCTGGACATCAGCAATAATTTTGAGGTGTTCTGGCAGAAACTGACAGCGGGAAAGTTTGATCTTATTCACTGCAATCAGTACCACTATCTGGCTGCCAGGAAAAATTTCAATTTCGAGCTCATTGGCACCAATGCAGAGTTTGGAAAAACAACAATTGCCGGTTCTATTATTGT comes from Desulfocapsa sulfexigens DSM 10523 and encodes:
- the leuB gene encoding 3-isopropylmalate dehydrogenase, with the protein product MKKVAVLAGDGIGPEVMAEAVKVLDVAQKKFDFTLSYDYADVGGIAIDNHGEALPASTLTLCENSDAILFGSVGGPKWESLPPEQQPERAALLPLRKHFDLFCNLRPARVFKSLTSACPLRADIIKDGFDILCVRELTSGIYFGTPKGREGEGPDERAYDTMAYKRSEIDRIARMAFDAARLRSKKVTSIDKANVLTTMVLWRQVVIEVAKEYPDVELAHMYVDNATMQLVRDPHQFDVMLCGNMFGDIISDESAMLTGSMGLLASASLNKEKFGLFEPAGGSAPDIAGKGLANPIAEILSASMMLRYSFGLDAAADAIDNAVEATLEKGIHTADIAIDPTRTVNTAAMGDAIASAL